GTGAACAAGGCGCGGGAAGGCCGCAGCCTGTGGCGCTGGTTCCATGAAACGCGCTCCAGCGAGTTGCTGGTGATCTTCGGCGAAGACCTCGCCGCATTGATCGGCCTCGCCGTGGCGCTGGTTGCCGTACTGGCGACCATGATCACCGGCAACCTGCTCTACGATGCCGCCGGCACCATCGTCATCGGCGTGCTGCTGGTGGTCGTGGCCATCGCCGTGGCCAGCGAGGTGAAGGACCTGCTGATCGGCCAGGGCGTGGAGCCCAGGCGCCGCGAGGAGCTGATTGCCTTCATCAACGCCCGCCCCGAGGTGGACGTGGTGCTCAACGTCATCACCCTGCAGATGGGCCCGGACGTGATGGTGGCGGTGAAGGCGCGCATGTCGCCGGCGCCCGACCAGACCGCGCTGGTGCAGGCGATCAACAGCGTCGAACGGGCGATGAAGGCGCAGTTCCCGGATATCCGCTGGAGTTTCTTCGAGCCGGATATCACCGACTGAGCGAACCGCGTTTCCCCTGTGGGAGCGCACCCTGTGCGCGACGACCCAACGGAGCCGTGATCTGCAAGCGGCCTGTCGCGCACAGGGTGCGCTCCCACAGATGATGCGTGTCGCTAGCCCTTCACCTGCAACAAATCCCACTTGTTGCCATACAGATCCTGGAACACCACCACCGTGCCGTAAGCCTCTTCGCGCGGCGCTTCGCAGAACGTCGCGCCCGCGGCCTCCATGCGGCGGTAGTCGCGCCAGAAGTCGTCGGTGTGCAGCAGCAGGAAGACGCG
This genomic interval from Dyella japonica A8 contains the following:
- a CDS encoding cation diffusion facilitator family transporter, whose translation is MSGHANSLRAILLALGANVAIFLSKLVAALITGSGAMLAEAVHSLADCGNQGLLLFGMRQAERPPTDDHPLGWGRALYFWSFLVAMLLFSVGGMFSIYEGIHKLSHPEPLKWPWLAIGVLGFGVVAESISMHGCLKEVNKAREGRSLWRWFHETRSSELLVIFGEDLAALIGLAVALVAVLATMITGNLLYDAAGTIVIGVLLVVVAIAVASEVKDLLIGQGVEPRRREELIAFINARPEVDVVLNVITLQMGPDVMVAVKARMSPAPDQTALVQAINSVERAMKAQFPDIRWSFFEPDITD